Proteins encoded within one genomic window of Rhinolophus sinicus isolate RSC01 linkage group LG05, ASM3656204v1, whole genome shotgun sequence:
- the MTRES1 gene encoding mitochondrial transcription rescue factor 1 isoform X1: protein MAMTSIRLPSSALRKDAWIGLWGVLRGTPSHKLCASWNRCLYFSSTKFNASGYKTLFHNVFSLRLPGLLISPEYIFPFSIRLKSNISSKKSTKKTLQKVDDAEDSDEEREDRAMGEQEEELEDDPTAVRDYKDLEKVVQSFRYDIILKTGLDVGRNKVEDAFYKGELRLNGEKLWKKSRTVKVGDTLDLLIGEDKEAETETVMRILLKKVFEEKTESEKYRVVLRRWKKLKLPKKSILK, encoded by the exons ATGGCGATGACCAGTATCCGATTGCCCTCCAGTGCTTTAAGAAAGGACGCCTGGATTGGCCTCTGGGGAGTGCTGCGAGGGACACCTTCACACAAGCTCTGTGCTTCTTGGAATCGGTGCCTGTATTTTTCTAGTACCAAATTCAATGCATCAGGTTATAAAACACTTTTCCATAACGTTTTCTCACTGAGACTCCCAGGGCTTTTAATATCTCCAgaatatattttccccttttccatAAGACTCAAAAGTAATATAAGTTCTAAAAAATCCACTAAAAAGACTCTTCAAAAAGTCGATGATGCAGAGGACTCTGATGAAGAGAGAGAGGACAGGGCGAtgggagagcaggaggaggagctggaggacGACCCCACTGCGGTCAGGGACTACAAAGATCTGGAAAAGGTGGTGCAGTCTTTCCGGTATGACATCATCCTGAAGACCGGCCTCGATGTGGGAAGAAA caaagtggAAGATGCATTCTACAAAGGTGAACTCAGGCTGAACGGGGAAAAATTATGGAAGAAAAGCAGAACG GTGAAAGTAGGAGATACATTGGATCTTCTGATTGGAGAAGATAAAGAAGCAGAAACAGAGACAGTGATGCGGATTCTGCTGAAAAAGGTGTTTGAAGAGAagactgaaagtgaaaaatacagaGTGGTGCTACGACGGTGGAAAAAGTTAAAATTGCCTAAAAAGAGTATACTTAAATAA
- the MTRES1 gene encoding mitochondrial transcription rescue factor 1 isoform X2, whose protein sequence is MAMTSIRLPSSALRKDAWIGLWGVLRGTPSHKLCASWNRCLYFSSTKFNASGYKTLFHNVFSLRLPGLLISPEYIFPFSIRLKSNISSKKSTKKTLQKVDDAEDSDEEREDRAMGEQEEELEDDPTAVRDYKDLEKVVQSFRYDIILKTGLDVGRKSMWEQLTSTFPAPRMEILWEASHCQTKWKMHSTKVNSG, encoded by the exons ATGGCGATGACCAGTATCCGATTGCCCTCCAGTGCTTTAAGAAAGGACGCCTGGATTGGCCTCTGGGGAGTGCTGCGAGGGACACCTTCACACAAGCTCTGTGCTTCTTGGAATCGGTGCCTGTATTTTTCTAGTACCAAATTCAATGCATCAGGTTATAAAACACTTTTCCATAACGTTTTCTCACTGAGACTCCCAGGGCTTTTAATATCTCCAgaatatattttccccttttccatAAGACTCAAAAGTAATATAAGTTCTAAAAAATCCACTAAAAAGACTCTTCAAAAAGTCGATGATGCAGAGGACTCTGATGAAGAGAGAGAGGACAGGGCGAtgggagagcaggaggaggagctggaggacGACCCCACTGCGGTCAGGGACTACAAAGATCTGGAAAAGGTGGTGCAGTCTTTCCGGTATGACATCATCCTGAAGACCGGCCTCGATGTGGGAAGAAA ATCCATGTGGGAGCAGTTGACTTCCACTTTCCCAGCACCCAGAATGGAGATTTTGTGGGAGGCCAGTCACTGTCAGA caaagtggAAGATGCATTCTACAAAGGTGAACTCAGGCTGA
- the BEND3 gene encoding BEN domain-containing protein 3, with product MNSTEFSEDVEEVVKNNTVKVETETEDAALDCSVNSRSSEKHPLESVFITLQDSSKRKQPSSSEGQPDSAPSVKRRRLIPEALLAGMRNRENSSPCQGNGEQASRGKNLVSVWPSEEEPCNDVATPSYKKPLYGISHKIMEKKNPPAGDLLSTYELLEKANPSNSPSPLRLLNEPQKRECGSAATATDGDPNIYFLIQKMFYMLNTLSSNMSQLHSKVDLLSLEVSRIKKQVSPTEMVAKFQPPPEYQLTAAELKQIVDQSLSGGDLACRLLVQLFPELFSDVDFSRGCSACGFAAKRKLESLHLQLIRNYVEVYYPSVKDTAVWQAECLPQLNDFFSRFWAQREMEDSQPGGQVASFFETEQVDPGHFLDNKDQEEALSLDRSSTIASDHVVDTQDLTEFLDEASSPGEFAVFLLHRLFPELFDHRKLGEQYSCYGDSGKQELDPQRLQIIRNYTEIYFPDMQEEEAWLQQCAQRINDELEGLGPDGGSEGEPPRDDCYDSSSLPDDISVVKVEDSFEGERPGRRSKKIWLVPIDFDKLDIPQPDFEVPGADCLLSKEQLRSIYESSLSIGNFASRLLVHLFPELFTHENLRKQYNCSGSLGKKQLDPSRIKLIRHYVQLLYPRAKNDRVWTLEFVGKLDERCRRRDTEQRRSYQQQRKVHVPGPECRDLANYAINPERFREEFEGPPLPPERSSKDFCKIPLDELVVPSPDFPVPSPYLLSDKEVREIVQQSLSVGNFAARLLVRLFPELFTAENLRLQYNHSGACNKKQLDPTRLRLIRHYVEAVYPVEKMEEVWHYECIPSIDERCRRPNRKKCDILKKAKKVEK from the coding sequence GCGCTCCTTGCAGGCATGAGGAACCGGGAGAACAGCTCGCCCTGCCAGGGCAACGGGGAGCAGGCCAGCAGGGGCAAGAACTTGGTCAGTGTGTGGCCTAGCGAGGAGGAGCCCTGCAATGACGTGGCCACCCCGTCCTACAAGAAGCCTCTGTATGGCATCTCGCACAAGATCATGGAGAAGAAGAACCCTCCTGCAGGGGATTTGCTCAGCACCTACGAGCTCTTGGAGAAGGCGAACCCCAGCAACAGCCCCTCACCGCTTCGGCTCCTGAACGAGCCACAGAAGCGGGAGTGTGGCAGTGCGGCCACAGCCACCGACGGCGACCCTAACATCTACTTTCTGATCCAGAAGATGTTCTACATGCTCAACACACTCTCCTCAAACATGTCCCAGCTGCACAGCAAGGTGGACCTGCTGTCCCTGGAAGTGAGCCGCATCAAGAAGCAGGTGAGCCCCACCGAGATGGTGGCCAAGTTCCAGCCGCCCCCTGAGTACCAGCTCACAGCCGCCGAGCTCAAGCAGATCGTAGACCAGAGCCTGTCGGGTGGGGACCTGGCCTGCCGCCTGCTGGTGCAGCTCTTCCCCGAGCTCTTCAGCGACGTGGACTTTTCCCGTGGCTGCAGTGCCTGCGGCTTTGCGGCCAAGCGGAAGCTGGAGTCGCTGCATCTGCAGCTCATCCGCAACTACGTGGAGGTCTACTACCCCTCGGTGAAGGACACAGCGGTGTGGCAGGCCGAGTGCCTGCCACAGCTGAATGACTTCTTCAGCCGCTTCTGGGCCCAGCGGGAAATGGAGGACAGCCAGCCGGGGGGCCAAGTGGCCAGCTTCTTTGAGACGGAGCAGGTAGACCCTGGCCACTTCTTGGACAACAAAGACCAGGAGGAGGCCCTGTCCCTTGACCGGAGCAGCACCATCGCCTCGGACCATGTGGTCGACACACAGGACCTCACCGAGTTCCTGGACGAAGCCTCGTCACCTGGAGAGTTTGCCGTCTTCCTTCTGCACCGGCTCTTCCCGGAGCTCTTTGACCACCGGAAGCTGGGTGAGCAGTACAGCTGCTACGGGGACAGTGGCAAGCAGGAGCTGGACCCGCAGCGGCTGCAGATCATCCGCAACTACACAGAGATCTACTTCCCCGACATGCAGGAGGAGGAGGCCTGGCTGCAGCAGTGCGCCCAGCGCATCAACGATGAGCTCGAGGGCCTGGGGCCGGATGGGGGCAGCGAAGGTGAACCCCCGCGGGATGACTGCTATGACTCCTCCAGCCTGCCCGACGACATCTCCGTGGTCAAGGTGGAGGACAGCTTCGAGGGTGAGCGGCCGGGCCGGCGGTCCAAGAAGATCTGGCTGGTGCCCATCGACTTTGACAAGCTGGATATCCCGCAGCCTGACTTCGAGGTACCGGGCGCCGACTGCCTGCTCAGCAAGGAGCAGCTTCGCAGCATCTACGAGAGCAGCCTGTCTATAGGCAACTTCGCCTCGCGCCTGCTGGTGCATCTCTTCCCCGAGCTCTTCACCCATGAGAACCTGCGGAAGCAGTACAACTGCAGTGGCTCCCTGGGCAAGAAGCAGCTGGACCCATCCCGCATCAAGCTCATTCGCCACTACGTGCAGCTGCTCTATCCCCGGGCCAAGAATGACCGTGTCTGGACGCTGGAGTTTGTGGGCAAATTGGACGAGCGCTGCCGGCGCCGGGACACGGAGCAGAGGCGCTCCTACCAGCAGCAGCGCAAGGTCCACGTGCCAGGCCCCGAGTGCAGAGACCTGGCAAACTATGCAATCAACCCCGAGCGGTTCCGAGAGGAATTTGAGGGGCCCCCGCTGCCCCCCGAAAGAAGCAGCAAGGACTTCTGCAAGATCCCTCTGGATGAGCTGGTGGTTCCCTCGCCCGATTTCCCGGTGCCTTCGCCGTACCTGCTGTCAGACAAGGAGGTGCGCGAGATCGTGCAGCAGAGCCTCTCGGTGGGCAACTTCGCCGCCCGCCTCCTCGTCAGGCTCTTCCCCGAACTCTTCACGGCGGAGAATCTCCGGCTGCAGTACAACCACTCCGGGGCCTGCAACAAGAAGCAGCTGGACCCCACGCGGCTCAGGCTCATCCGCCACTATGTGGAGGCAGTCTACCCCGTAGAGAAGATGGAGGAGGTGTGGCACTATGAATGTATCCCCAGCATCGATGAACGGTGCCGCCGCCCCAACAGGAAAAAATGTGACATCCTGAAGAAAGCCAAGAAAGTGGAGAAGTGA